DNA sequence from the Oreochromis niloticus isolate F11D_XX linkage group LG8, O_niloticus_UMD_NMBU, whole genome shotgun sequence genome:
ATGTGATCCATCTCTAGGTATAAGTTAAACGTAAGTATCAAAAGGATATTTCTAGTCTTAAAAGCAGCGATGGTTAATAGTTTAGATGATTTTAGAAACTCAGGGAACCACAAGTgagccagcagtctgagagggAAGAGCTCTGTTTGGATTATAAGAGGTGGGcagatcgatccaaatatcgatggTATCCATACCACTGCTAGTACTGGTATTGAACTGATACTAGCACGAGAGGATCGACACTTTGTTTCACTGCGCATTATGAcaaatgtctgaacctttttgtgttcactgtcgcgactattttatttatacccTACAGCACACCTAAACAACAGAAGGTGACCCAAAGGGATTTAGAGACAGGCAGATTTACAGGTCTCTAAAAAAACAGCTTCAAAGTACATGACAAgcagaaaggtgtttttgtgGGATTAACTAATTGTTGTGAAAAGTAAAAATTATAGTGgcctttaaaattaaaattgaaataaaaattgatgatgatttatttaataaattatgGCACACTGCTCTCCCCTAAAAAGGCTGCCTTTATAGGTTAAAAGTATTGGTACTGGTATCAGCAATACTGactctgtatttacttggtatcggattgATACCAAAATTTCTTCTATTAGGTCTTTAAGATATGACAGGACCTGACAGCTACACGTATTGAGTGTGAGGAGAGGGAATAAGAGGGTCaaagaaataatatgatttttgtgtctttgttgccTCACAGCGAAGACGAGCAGGACCTGAGGAAGAGGTACGCTGAGTCCACCATCGCCAGCGAATTCAGCAAAATCATGGATTCAATGGTGCAGAAAAACTTTATCAAGTTCCTGCTCAGCCAAAGGCAGAAGAAAACCAAGTGAGTCAGTGAATGAAGCACCAGATTAAAAGCAGAACAAAACAACAGATTTATTTGATTAAAAGGTATTTTCTGTTCTCTCAGGCCCACTGATGCTGGGAAAGATTTAGAGGAACATCAGTACAACGACTTGCTGAAGCTCAGCCTGCAGGAGAAGCAGGGGAGAAACATTTAGGTGTGCTTAAACTTATTCACGTGCAGAGGCACTTCCTGGGTTCTTTTCAAAATGATGTGGCACAGAAAATTTGAATATCTGGTTAGAAATAAGCATAATTCTATAATAAATAAGGCTCAATGTCCCAGAGCCTCGTGTCTTCATGAGGGCACAGGGCTCTGGGACATTTGAAACAGCTTTTTCCCTCTATTTTTGTGACAGATCAATTTACTTTGCTGTCTTTAATATAAATAATCTGTCACACTATTCTCAGGTTGTCAGGATCCAGCAGGATGCAGTGGCACTGTGGAGACATCATCTCAACTCTTCTTCATCTTTAACTCTGTGATGGACAATCTGTAGGTCTACTAGTGTGAAACTGTGAATATTTGTCCTGTGCAGAGGCTCCATCTGTGTAACGCAGTCTTcacataaatgaataaagtgatTATCTAAAAATCACTGAATCACTGAATTTTACTTCTCAGAGTCTTTGAACCTGAAATGCTGGAGATACTATAACTATAACACCCTGAAAACTGTTGCTCCGTTTCGAAATAACTGTAGTCCTAAATCAATCAACACACTACTAATATATCATGCTGTAACTCTTTACACTGCAAAACCTGTCACCTGACACTTGCTCTTTTTTCCACTCTATtcaataaattttattttttctgttttattaaatgtcatttattttattttctatgttCATTAAAACatcattcattaaaaataaatatctgtGTGTGAACCTGAAATAAAGCTGGTAATCTGTACGGTGTATTCTTTCTACATATCATTATATTGTATTGCTTTGAGTTTTACTTATTTAGGctccttattttattttttttttattattttgttatttaattaagcttctttttaattttgtgttttatgttgttcagatatatatatatatatatctttaaaGCTGCTCCTTTAATTTTCCTAATGCTATTTTTAAGGTTTTGTCTGCTGTAACAGCCAGAAATTCTTGATTTATAAGAATTTCTAATAAAGAaagttaattcttcaaaaatataatataaagggATCTCATGATGCAAAGAAGCAATTATTATTTGCTGATAAGGATAATTTTGATAATATATGCATAATAACTTTAAACGGATTAACGGCAACAAGCTGCTATATCCTCCCCAACACCAGGGGGCAGTGTTCAGTACACTCTTCAGCTGTTTACTTCCTTGTAAACAAAATGGAAGCAGTTGCAATCATTTAGCGTGAAACATcccagaaaaaaacagaaaacttcacTTTTCAGCCCTTAAAATCGACAGGAGTTACAGATCGGTGGTGTAAGAGTTAAATTTGTTCTTTGAGGTGAAATCAGGAAGAATTTATGAGCGACAATGCGTTAAATTAGGATTAGCTTAGCTTAGGTCAAGATTTTTACCTTAAAATTGTGCAGAGGAGTCATTTTTGTGCGATAACCTCGTAGTTTCGAGTTTTAACCTTCCTCTGACAGTTTGGGACAGACATCACCAAAATGCGGAGAGGTGTCGGCGCCGGGGCGATCGCCAAAAAGAAGCTGGCTGAGGTAACGCTGTAACTCAAAGCGGTGATTCAAGAGGAGTTAGAGCCTCACATTAGCCATATGTGTATTATCTTTATTCCAGCTGGCAGGAGGTATTTAAAAGCCAACATGAGCCGCAGATATTTTTTATTGCCGTGGTTTAATTTTAGTACAATACACCTGCAAAAGCCATTTACTGCTGCTTCATCATTCAGTAATGATGATACCAGGAATTAATTTGTAATATGCAGGTAAATGTGGGCAAAGATATCATAAATATCTCTAAATAATGTCAACCTTTGTTTAAATACACTTGGTGAGCAGTTAACCCTTATTTACACACATTAAAACCGCCTGCCAATGATGAATGTAGAAACTGGAGCAACATTTTTCTTATCTCACTTGtacttttgttgtttgtttaggCCAAATACAAAGAAAGAGGAACTGTTCTGGCTGAGGATCAAATAGTGCAGGTGAGTTTCTGTGAGTTTTGTTCGCGAAGTGAAACCATTATCCGTAAATTAAACCATAAATTGTGTGATTATTTCTTTTCACTCTTGTGTTAAATTtagtatatttatttatcttactGGCTTATTGACACACTCCTTGAATGCAAATTGGTGGCCTCAAATAGCAATAAATGCACTTAATTTATTCTAGATTGTCTCCTTTTGCTTACTGATTAATCAAaacatatataataataataaaaaatagtcTCTATTCTTTCCATTGAAAAGTTTAGCTTTTTTGGCCATATGTCCTTTTtaattgaatatttttgttttggagtttttgtttcattaaaatcagaTGGTATTGTAGTTGGTTCAGATTCTGTGACCTTGTGGCGAGCTATTTTTGAATGTTTCACAGACTAAAAGATATTTTGAATATGGAATTTGCTATTAGTACCAATAAATTATGAAAATAAGTCCCAATTGAAGCCCCAGTTTTAcaactgaacattttttttccttttttgctagATGTCCAAGCAGCTGGAAACTTTCAAGACCCACCTGGAAGAATTTGCCAGCAAACATAAACAAGAGATCCGCAAGAACCCACAGTTCAGGGTCCAGTTTCAGGAAATGTGTGCCACCATCGGCGTTGACCCACTTGCATGTGAGAATGATTTGGGATATAATCAGCATATGTTTTGGCATATTAGtggcattaaaaaacaaataaataagggaCTGGATGGGGATCCATTCAGAGAATATGGTCAGAACTTTAGAGATCAAAGTTGTAAATTTGAATGGAAAAAAAGTGAAGTTCACGATACAAAACTTGGAAAATTGTGTTCTTTTTCTACACAGACCCAAATTAATTCACTTTACAAGTTTAATTTGGAAAAAATTCATGCTGTATGAGAGCAAAGTTATTAGTAAACAtgtatcctgtttttttttaatttgaggtGTTTCACTTTGTAGACAATCCCCACACACTTCTCTCACAGCCTGTTTCTGCCACTGagacaaacatttttttggCGTCCATAAGTAAAAAGTTTGGGTTATTATTTCAAAATTTTAATGTAATAAGGTTATTTTCTCACATGTTTGAGTTAGTAAGTCAACATTTTCATATAGCAACCTGCAGTGAAAAAACTTGGAGCAGTGGCTGCCTGGTTGTAAACTTAAAGCTGTTAGTGACGAATTAACTTTGACAAGTAAACTGATCGCAAAGAAGGAAATGATCACAGCTGGAGTTAAAGTTTGGGGGGCCATAGAGAATTTTCAGGCTGTTTCAcgtctgttttcttctgcttatccaagtGACATAACCTTTtctgtgctgtttttattttttgttttccataGCTGGTAAAGGGTTTTGGTCTGAGATGCTCGGAGTCGGTGACTTCTACTATGAGCTCGGTGTGCAGATCATTGAAGTGTGCCTTGCCCTGAAACATAGAAATGGAGGTTTGTATGCAGAGTGGCTGTGAATAGTCCCCCCCCAAAAATCTGTTTTCCTCTGCCTCAGTGGAAAACATCATGAGGTCAAGGAAATATCTGAAAGAGAATTTTTAAGGACTGAGAGAATCAGACTGCACTTACATAAGACTCCTTAATAATGTTGGGCCTGCTTTCATAAAGGCTAGTTCAGTGTATCCTTTGCTAAATGCGGTAAATAAGAAACACAGAAGCaccttttctttgtatttagaGGATTCTTATTACAGCTGCAGATACTTCTGGGTCACTCAGTTAGGACCCTTCCTATTCAACAGTAACCTGCATCTTTATTTACCTGCAGCAGTCTGGTGGCATTAATATCTTAGACATCAGAGGCGAATTGCAGAAAAATCAAATCATGAACTGAGTCCGGTAATTATAATCCAGCTCTGAAATCCCTAAATAAAGTCccaatgtgtgtgttttctttcaggGCTGATTACTCTGGATGAGCTCCATCAGAGAGTACTGAAAGGACGCGGTAAATACGCTCAGGACGTGAGCCAGTAAGTGTAACCAACCAAACGTGTTGTGTAGTATAGAAACATGTGCTATTGATTTACATAACATGCCTTAAAGGTGTTTATTTTGGGATTATTTAATGCCTGGACATCAACTTTAAATCGTGTGCCTGAATATGTACTTCCCAGGGACGACTTGGTGAGAGCCATAAAGAAACTGAAGGTGATGGGGAATGGGTTTGGGATGATTCCCGTTGGTGGTTCTTACTTGGTCCAGTCAGTCCCGGCTGAGCTCAACATGGACCACACTGTGGTTCTTCAGCTGGCTGAGGTAAGACGAAGCCAGAGTTCAGCTTAAAGCAATCAGCAGCCTTGAAAAATAATCAagtgcttgtttttacaccaTCCTAAGGACTTCTTGTACTCTATCCTCGATCCTGAGGTCTTTATTACATTTTGGTCGTGTAACTTTCATGCCATTACACAATTGTTTTGGACAAACAAATTTCagggctaaaaaaaacaaacaaacacaaaaaaaacagtcgTCCCATTTTTATTTCCATGAAGGCAGTCTGCCAATGTGATGCAGTAAAATAAACCTCCAgcctgaattttattttattgccacCATGTATTTAAGGATCACAGCAGGGAGAGGTAAAAGGACAATGTTGAGGATTTTCTGTCTGAGAAAAgggcttttattctgaaaggtgAGATCCTGGCTGTTTCTGGTGCTGTAATGGCAgtcttctttttgtttgcagAAAAAGGGATACGTCACAGTGAGTGAGATCAAGGACAGTCTAAAATGGGAGAAGGAGCGAGCGTGTCACGTGCTGGTGAGTACACATCAGCTCACTTTAACTGTGTGAAAGCAGCCAGGATGGAGATTATATATCAAGGTCTGTGAGGAGCAGGGCACAGCCTGGACACTGGCTGTTTCTTCATCTTCCTTTAATCCTGTGGTACTTCAAACTGATCGGCTGTATTTTTCCATTTGCACCAACATCTCTTTCAACCTCAGGTTCTGGACGTTTCTTTTATTTGGGGCCTAAAATAACTGTTTCACTCTGTCGTTTTTCCAGGATCACCTGCTCAAGGAAGGCCTGGCTTGGCTGGACTCTCAGGCAGCTGGAGAGGCACAGTACTGGCTGCCAGCGCTCTTCTCTGAGCTGACTTCCCGTGACGTCACACCGGAGGAGGCCAATCAGATGACACCTTAAGCTGTGGGAGGCCCTGGACCAGCAGCCTGAGGCTTGTTGGTAAACAAAATGTGCCCTGTGGGAAGAAGGTGGCTCGTGTGACGGAGTTGGCCGGGTCTCTGGAGCTGGCGTGCAGCATGGACTCCCTCTGAGATCAGTTTTTGGATGTGTGGAGGGGAAACTTTCCAAAGAGTGCACTAATATTACCACAGAGTCAGTGAAAGGGAGCTCCAGCACACAGCAGAAGAATTCAGCTTATAATATCAAGGTTTTTGGGTGATTAGAAGAAAGTTcttccaaatgtataaatgagATCATTCTGTTTTGTtgcacattttttattattctgcaATAAAATGCACTTACATTTATTACTTGATATGACTTTTGACTCAAACTTGTTACCAATCAGTTTACATGTTCAAATCATCAGAAACCTGGTTAAATAAATGACCTGGTTATAACTGATCATAATTTCCTCTTACAGATAAGTGCAAAGACAAATTAATAACTCTggataatatatttaatatttcatcaAGTTTCAATATTAAATCTTTCCCTAAAATGCTATATTCAACAACTCCAAGGATCATTTAATAAAATTACACTGATGGCTATATTCAAAAGTAAAAACTTTCTCACATTGAAAGTCAGTTTTAAACTAAAGACTACTAAGATTTTGAGACAAAGATGGGATCTTAAACTgctagtggggtttttttttttttttttttttttttttaagattataTCACATCCTGCTCGTGCTGGAAAGAAAAACGAGCAAAAAACTGATAcatcttgtgtttttgtttttaaaaatcctgcccTGATGATGTTCAGGCCAGGTAAATTAAGGTTCTTTTTCCAGATTTTTATCTATCATCTCTTTAGCAAATATGACATAGTGGAGTCTTTATCATAACTATACTTCTTCCATTATATATGACTGATATTCTTTCCTGATTTCagagaaagaacaaaaacaacatactCTGATAGCACAATGTTAGGGCGACCACCAATGAGACGGGGTATCTGCCTCAAGGCTTCTGCAGCAGTCAAGCATCACATTATGATTATTGATTAGAGGACCGTTACAATACAGTTAAAGCCTATAATATTAAGAAACTTGAATTTCCACACAACTTTCCAATTTCTTTGCCAAACCAGTGCCTGTGGAAAAACTTAAGAAAAGTGGGAGGAGAAGTAGACTCAAATTTGTGGTGCAAAACATTACATGTTTTGCATGTGGCAGGGCTTGAACATCAGTGTTTGTGCGCCTAAATATCGCCCATATTCATAATGTTTAGGATTTATTCACTAACTAGCCTTTAAATTCATGTGAAACCACCACGGGTGTGTCTTTATAACGTGTGTGTGAATTTTTAAGCGTGCATTCAGAAGTTTGCATGTCCTAAGTAGGTTTTAATGAGGCGTTTGGCTGTAGTCTAGTTTAACTGACTTGTTTGACACCTTGTGTGTTAATACCAACAGCAGAGctaaatatctgtgtgtgcacgtgccTAAATGTAAGCATAGAAGTTGTGCAGTCTACTTttaagtttttatatttaaatgcaaTAACACAGGCCGCGAAGGATTACGTAACACAGGCAGGTTTCCAGTGTCTGCAGGCCAACATGTTGAAGCCAAGAAGTGACTTTTAAATTTATAACCACCCATCTCTTAAGACTTATTCAAACCACGCTGCTGCCGCTGTCTCTCCTAATGGCTGTAGACGTGATCTTCAAACGTGGCCTGGTCCATGTCGTCGCAGAGCATCGTGCAGAAGGGGCAGACGCGGTGACACTGCTCGTGCTGATCCAGTTCGTCCTGGGTGATACCGGGGAAGCTCTCGCGGCAGTGACGACACACCAGTGACTGAAATGGAGACGGCAGCACATCAGGGGTCGTAATGGAATAGCGAGCGGATTAGGTTTTAAATCCGCTTCAAAAATAAACCCTAAACAGCCGAGTCATTCCAGGGAGGGGCGCTTTTCTCATTAATGTGTTTTGGAGGGGAGAGATGCCACAGGAGTCACTCTGTGGCAGCTTTAGTTAAGATATCTGCACCAAGGTtatcagaaataaataaatcctaAACTAAA
Encoded proteins:
- the snf8 gene encoding vacuolar-sorting protein SNF8, encoding MRRGVGAGAIAKKKLAEAKYKERGTVLAEDQIVQMSKQLETFKTHLEEFASKHKQEIRKNPQFRVQFQEMCATIGVDPLASGKGFWSEMLGVGDFYYELGVQIIEVCLALKHRNGGLITLDELHQRVLKGRGKYAQDVSQDDLVRAIKKLKVMGNGFGMIPVGGSYLVQSVPAELNMDHTVVLQLAEKKGYVTVSEIKDSLKWEKERACHVLDHLLKEGLAWLDSQAAGEAQYWLPALFSELTSRDVTPEEANQMTP